A part of Oryctolagus cuniculus chromosome 15, mOryCun1.1, whole genome shotgun sequence genomic DNA contains:
- the RPS24 gene encoding small ribosomal subunit protein eS24 isoform X4 has protein sequence MTNRLLQRKQMVIDVLHPGKATVPKTEIREKLAKMYKTTPDVIFVFGFRTHFGGGKTTGFGMIYDSLDYAKKNEPKHRLARHGLYEKKKTSRKQRKERKNRMKKVRGTAKANVGAGKKPKE, from the exons ATGACTAACCGACTACTGCAGAGGAAGCAGATG GTCATTGACGTGCTCCACCCTGGCAAGGCGACGGTGCCGAAGACAGAGATTCGGGAAAAACTGGCCAAAATGTACAAGACGACTCCCGACGTCATCTTTGTGTTTGGATTCAGAACTCATTTTGGTGGTGGCAAGACAACAGGCTTTGGCATGATTTACGATTCCTTGGATTATGCTAAGAAAAATGAACCCAAACACAGACTTGCAAGA CATGGCCTGTATGAGAAGAAAAAGACTTCAAGAAAGCAGCGAAAGGAGCGTAAGAACAGGATGAAGAAGGTCAGGGGAACTGCCAAGGCCAACGTTGGTGCTGGCAAAAAG
- the RPS24 gene encoding small ribosomal subunit protein eS24 isoform X6: protein MTNRLLQRKQMVIDVLHPGKATVPKTEIREKLAKMYKTTPDVIFVFGFRTHFGGGKTTGFGMIYDSLDYAKKNEPKHRLARHGLYEKKKTSRKQRKERKNRMKKVRGTAKANVGAGKK from the exons ATGACTAACCGACTACTGCAGAGGAAGCAGATG GTCATTGACGTGCTCCACCCTGGCAAGGCGACGGTGCCGAAGACAGAGATTCGGGAAAAACTGGCCAAAATGTACAAGACGACTCCCGACGTCATCTTTGTGTTTGGATTCAGAACTCATTTTGGTGGTGGCAAGACAACAGGCTTTGGCATGATTTACGATTCCTTGGATTATGCTAAGAAAAATGAACCCAAACACAGACTTGCAAGA CATGGCCTGTATGAGAAGAAAAAGACTTCAAGAAAGCAGCGAAAGGAGCGTAAGAACAGGATGAAGAAGGTCAGGGGAACTGCCAAGGCCAACGTTGGTGCTGGCAAAAAG
- the RPS24 gene encoding small ribosomal subunit protein eS24 isoform X3: protein MNDTVTIRTRKFMTNRLLQRKQMVIDVLHPGKATVPKTEIREKLAKMYKTTPDVIFVFGFRTHFGGGKTTGFGMIYDSLDYAKKNEPKHRLARHGLYEKKKTSRKQRKERKNRMKKVRGTAKANVGAGKK from the exons ATG AACGACACAGTAACCATCCGGACCCGGAAGTTCATGACTAACCGACTACTGCAGAGGAAGCAGATG GTCATTGACGTGCTCCACCCTGGCAAGGCGACGGTGCCGAAGACAGAGATTCGGGAAAAACTGGCCAAAATGTACAAGACGACTCCCGACGTCATCTTTGTGTTTGGATTCAGAACTCATTTTGGTGGTGGCAAGACAACAGGCTTTGGCATGATTTACGATTCCTTGGATTATGCTAAGAAAAATGAACCCAAACACAGACTTGCAAGA CATGGCCTGTATGAGAAGAAAAAGACTTCAAGAAAGCAGCGAAAGGAGCGTAAGAACAGGATGAAGAAGGTCAGGGGAACTGCCAAGGCCAACGTTGGTGCTGGCAAAAAG
- the RPS24 gene encoding small ribosomal subunit protein eS24 isoform X2: MNDTVTIRTRKFMTNRLLQRKQMVIDVLHPGKATVPKTEIREKLAKMYKTTPDVIFVFGFRTHFGGGKTTGFGMIYDSLDYAKKNEPKHRLARHGLYEKKKTSRKQRKERKNRMKKVRGTAKANVGAGKKK, encoded by the exons ATG AACGACACAGTAACCATCCGGACCCGGAAGTTCATGACTAACCGACTACTGCAGAGGAAGCAGATG GTCATTGACGTGCTCCACCCTGGCAAGGCGACGGTGCCGAAGACAGAGATTCGGGAAAAACTGGCCAAAATGTACAAGACGACTCCCGACGTCATCTTTGTGTTTGGATTCAGAACTCATTTTGGTGGTGGCAAGACAACAGGCTTTGGCATGATTTACGATTCCTTGGATTATGCTAAGAAAAATGAACCCAAACACAGACTTGCAAGA CATGGCCTGTATGAGAAGAAAAAGACTTCAAGAAAGCAGCGAAAGGAGCGTAAGAACAGGATGAAGAAGGTCAGGGGAACTGCCAAGGCCAACGTTGGTGCTGGCAAAAAG
- the RPS24 gene encoding small ribosomal subunit protein eS24 isoform X5 encodes MTNRLLQRKQMVIDVLHPGKATVPKTEIREKLAKMYKTTPDVIFVFGFRTHFGGGKTTGFGMIYDSLDYAKKNEPKHRLARHGLYEKKKTSRKQRKERKNRMKKVRGTAKANVGAGKKK; translated from the exons ATGACTAACCGACTACTGCAGAGGAAGCAGATG GTCATTGACGTGCTCCACCCTGGCAAGGCGACGGTGCCGAAGACAGAGATTCGGGAAAAACTGGCCAAAATGTACAAGACGACTCCCGACGTCATCTTTGTGTTTGGATTCAGAACTCATTTTGGTGGTGGCAAGACAACAGGCTTTGGCATGATTTACGATTCCTTGGATTATGCTAAGAAAAATGAACCCAAACACAGACTTGCAAGA CATGGCCTGTATGAGAAGAAAAAGACTTCAAGAAAGCAGCGAAAGGAGCGTAAGAACAGGATGAAGAAGGTCAGGGGAACTGCCAAGGCCAACGTTGGTGCTGGCAAAAAG
- the RPS24 gene encoding small ribosomal subunit protein eS24 isoform X1 produces the protein MNDTVTIRTRKFMTNRLLQRKQMVIDVLHPGKATVPKTEIREKLAKMYKTTPDVIFVFGFRTHFGGGKTTGFGMIYDSLDYAKKNEPKHRLARHGLYEKKKTSRKQRKERKNRMKKVRGTAKANVGAGKKPKE, from the exons ATG AACGACACAGTAACCATCCGGACCCGGAAGTTCATGACTAACCGACTACTGCAGAGGAAGCAGATG GTCATTGACGTGCTCCACCCTGGCAAGGCGACGGTGCCGAAGACAGAGATTCGGGAAAAACTGGCCAAAATGTACAAGACGACTCCCGACGTCATCTTTGTGTTTGGATTCAGAACTCATTTTGGTGGTGGCAAGACAACAGGCTTTGGCATGATTTACGATTCCTTGGATTATGCTAAGAAAAATGAACCCAAACACAGACTTGCAAGA CATGGCCTGTATGAGAAGAAAAAGACTTCAAGAAAGCAGCGAAAGGAGCGTAAGAACAGGATGAAGAAGGTCAGGGGAACTGCCAAGGCCAACGTTGGTGCTGGCAAAAAG